The genomic segment GCCCAGAGCCTCAACATCCTTGAAGCTTATGATCATAGGCTCTTTGTACCGGCGGAGCCCCTTCATCTCCACGACAATGATGTTCTTTAAGCCAGGAAGACTGGCCTTGACTTCCAAAATTTTGTCCACCTGCTCCTGGTCTTTAGCCACAACAAATTTGGATTCAGAATTTGTCAGGATATATTTGACCTGAGAGGCGACGTCTGTAGGATATATGCCAACAGTGACGGCTGAAGAACTTTGGGTCGCCAGGTCCGCATACAGCCATTCCCGACAGTTGTCACCGAGGATGGATAGTTTGTCTTGTCTTTGCAGTCCGAGTTTCTTCAGCCCGAGAGCGAAACAGCATACATGGTCCCAGTACTCATTCCAGGTCGTGCGTTGCCAGATCCCCAGGTCCTTTTCTCTCAGCGCGACCTTGTTCGAATACAGTTTCCTGTTTCTCTCAAACAGCTTAGGTATGGTGTCAATTTCCATGTCCAGACCTCTCAGACTCAGTTCCTACTGCCCTAAATAGGCTGCAATCACCTGTGGATTTGATTGAACCTCAGAAGGGCTACCGTCGCCGATTTTGGACCCGAAGTCCAAAACCGTGACCGTGTTGGCAATATCCATGACCACGCCCATGTCATGTTCAACCATGACAATAGTGACCCCCATTTCCTCTTTGATGTCGAGTACAAAGCGGGCTATATCCTCTGTTTCCTCCACATTCATGCCCGCGACCGGTTCGTCGAGCAGAAGAATCTTCGGTTTCATAGCGAGAGCACGGCCTATCTCCACCCGTTTCTGAATTCCATAGGGTAGGGATCCCACTGTCTTTTTACGGACTTTTTCAATCTCAAGAAAATCGATAATCCTTTCCACCTGAAGCCTGCTTTCTTCTTCTTGCCGCACGGCTCTACCGAAAAATACAGCGCACGAAAGAAGGCCGGTAGTCATGTGTGTGTGGCATCCCAGCAGCAGGTTGTCTATTACGCTCATATTGGCGAACAACTCGATGTTCTGAAATGTCCTGGCGATTCCCTTTTTCGCTATCTCATGGGGTTTTAAATCGGAAATCTTTGAGCCCCTGAGAAGTATTTCGCCTGACGTTGGTGGATAAACACCGCTTATGCAATTGAAAAGGGATGTCTTGCCTGCTCCGTTAGGACCTATCACCGCATGCAACTCTCCCTCTTTGACGGTTATGTCCAGCAATGACAAAGCAACGATACCGCCAAAACTCAACGAAAGGTTTTTGATCTGTAATAGCTCCATGGTTACTCAAGTCCGTTAAGACAACCAGCGTTTGCGTCGCTTGTAATGCTTGACGCCGGCGTAACTCTTTCGCTCGTGGTTGTCGGTCACGCCGAGATAAAATTCCTTGACGTCCTCGTTTTCGAGCAAGCCCTCACTCGCTCCGTCCAGAACCATTTTCCCGCTTTCCATGATGTAACCGTATTGGGCGAAATTCAGTGCGACAAGAGCGTTCTGCTCCACAAGCAAGATCGATGTGTTCTGTTCTCTATTAATGAGTCTCAGTATGTCAAAAATCTCTTTTACCAGCATCGGAGCTAGCCCAAGCGATGGCTCGTCGAGCATTAGCAGCTTGGGACGTGACATAAGGGCTCTCCCAATTGCGAGCATCTGTTGCTCGCCTCCACTCAACAGGAGCGCCTGCTGCTTGTAACGGCGACGAAGATGCGGGAAATACTCCATCACCATCTCAATGTCACGTTTCGCTCCATCACGGTCCCTGCGTGTATGCGCTCCAATCCACAGATTCTCAACTACGCTCAGGTCGGAGAAAACACGTCTCCCTTCCGGGACAAGACATATGCCCATCCTTACTATGGCGTCAGGATCCAGATTCACGATAGATTGACCCATGAATTGAACATCGCCTTCTTCAAGCGAGCCATTCTGAAATTTCAATATACCGCTAATGGTTTTGAGCGTGGTTGTCTTTCCGGCGGCATTGGCTCCCAGCAGGGCTACAACTTTCCCCTCGGGAATTTCCAGCGAGATCCCTTTCAGAACCATTATCACGTTGTTGTAAACCACCTGGATATTGTTAACCTTGAGCATAAATCGCGTTCTCCCGGTCTACGAAGAGAGGGGTCTCTAGCTTTTTACGTAAGGGGGCTCTGAAGGTTGAGTCTAACAAATTGAACCTTGGTCAATGTTGAGCGTCAGGCTAAAGCCGTTCAAGGACCACAGCGAAACCCATTCCACCGCCTGCGCAGAGGGACGCAACGCCCAGACCGAGATTGTCGGCGAGCATTCCGTGGAAAAGCGTTACCACGAGCCTGCAGCCTGTCGCTCCTACGGGGTGCCCCAACGCAATCCCACTTCCATATGGATTGACCTTCTCGCGTTGCAAACCCAGTTCGCGCTCGCACGCCAAATACTGCGCGGCAAAGGCTTCGTTGATCTCAAAGCGATCAATGTCACCAAGTTTTAGTCCCGAGTCCTTAATTGCGCCTCTTATGGCCGGAACAGGGCCGATTCCCATGATGTTGGGATCAACTCCTACCACTTTGTATCCTCTGACGCTGACTAGAGGCCTCAGCCCCATCTCTTTAGCCTTTTGGTGAGTAGTAACAATGACCGCTGAAGCGGCGTCGTTCATGCCGCAGGAGTTTCCAGCGGTCACCGTGCCGTGTTCCTTGAATGCCGCCGGAAGTTTGGCCAATTGTTCCAGTGTGACATCCGGCCTGACGTGTTCGTCGGTGTCAAACAACAGTGGTTCTTTTTTTCCCCTTGGTACGGTGACGGGAATGATTTCCGCTTTGAATCTGCCTTCCTTAATGGCCCGCGCCGCTCTCTGATGACTCAACAGAGCAAACTCGTCCTGTTCGTGGCGTGAAATCCCATACTTTTCGGCAAGATTTTCGGCTGTTAGCCCCATGCCCACTCCGATAGGGTGCTCCTGCATGCCTTTCCAAAGAAGATCATAAGCCTGAAGATGCCGAATACGCTGCCCCCATCGAGCGGATTCCATTATGTATGGAGCGTTACTCATGCTTTCAACACCACCTGCCAGAGCGACCTCGACTTCCTCGCACTGAACCGCTTGAACAGCGCTTATCAACGCCTGCATGGAAGAGCCGCAAGTGGAGTTTATAGTGAATCCCGGTACGTGTTCCGGTATCCCGGCCCGATATGCGGAAATACGGGCTATATTCTGGTCTATAGGCGCAAAACAGTTTCCGAATATGACTTTACCTATAGGTAAGGATGCGCCTGGCCCCTTAACAGAGTTTTCCATGACTAATTGCGCTAGATGACTCGCTGACAAGCCTTTTAGTGTGCCGCCAAAATCACCCAAAGGCGTTCTCAACGCGTTTGCCAGAACTACTTTGTCCATGGCCTATTGACCTCCTACCCGATCAAAAGGAAATGAGAGCATTTCTCCAACGTAATGCGACGAAGAATAACTACGACTTCCACAGTCAAAATCCTGCCAGATTCCTCGGTTGAGACCATTTAGAATCGCTGTAGTCGTAAAAACCTCGGCCTGACTTAGCTCCTAGATCTCCCAACGCGACCAGCCTCTTGAGCAGAGGCGGAGGCGCATACCGAGGTTCATGATATTCATCAAACAGTATGTTGCCCGCTTTGACGAGGGTGTCCAGGCCTATCAGGTCCGAAAGGGCCAAAGGACCCATAGGATGGCCACAACCGTACCGCATCCCACTGTCGATGTCGCTTACTGTCGCAAGTCCCGATGAAAGCGCGCGGATTGCATCAAATAAATACGGTGTCAGCAGGTAGTTTACGAGGAATCCAGCTTGGTCACGCACCAAAATGGGCCTTTTCCCCAAAGACACCACGAAGTCCAGCGACCTCTGGATCACGTCTTCGGATGTCACAGCCGTCCTGACAACCTCAACCAGTTTCATTACGGGAACAGGATTGAAAAAATGAAGTCCAAGGAACCTGTCTGGATGTCTGAGGCCCGAGCAAAGG from the Desulfomonilaceae bacterium genome contains:
- a CDS encoding ABC transporter ATP-binding protein — protein: MELLQIKNLSLSFGGIVALSLLDITVKEGELHAVIGPNGAGKTSLFNCISGVYPPTSGEILLRGSKISDLKPHEIAKKGIARTFQNIELFANMSVIDNLLLGCHTHMTTGLLSCAVFFGRAVRQEEESRLQVERIIDFLEIEKVRKKTVGSLPYGIQKRVEIGRALAMKPKILLLDEPVAGMNVEETEDIARFVLDIKEEMGVTIVMVEHDMGVVMDIANTVTVLDFGSKIGDGSPSEVQSNPQVIAAYLGQ
- a CDS encoding ABC transporter ATP-binding protein, with amino-acid sequence MLKVNNIQVVYNNVIMVLKGISLEIPEGKVVALLGANAAGKTTTLKTISGILKFQNGSLEEGDVQFMGQSIVNLDPDAIVRMGICLVPEGRRVFSDLSVVENLWIGAHTRRDRDGAKRDIEMVMEYFPHLRRRYKQQALLLSGGEQQMLAIGRALMSRPKLLMLDEPSLGLAPMLVKEIFDILRLINREQNTSILLVEQNALVALNFAQYGYIMESGKMVLDGASEGLLENEDVKEFYLGVTDNHERKSYAGVKHYKRRKRWLS
- a CDS encoding thiolase family protein, which gives rise to MDKVVLANALRTPLGDFGGTLKGLSASHLAQLVMENSVKGPGASLPIGKVIFGNCFAPIDQNIARISAYRAGIPEHVPGFTINSTCGSSMQALISAVQAVQCEEVEVALAGGVESMSNAPYIMESARWGQRIRHLQAYDLLWKGMQEHPIGVGMGLTAENLAEKYGISRHEQDEFALLSHQRAARAIKEGRFKAEIIPVTVPRGKKEPLLFDTDEHVRPDVTLEQLAKLPAAFKEHGTVTAGNSCGMNDAASAVIVTTHQKAKEMGLRPLVSVRGYKVVGVDPNIMGIGPVPAIRGAIKDSGLKLGDIDRFEINEAFAAQYLACERELGLQREKVNPYGSGIALGHPVGATGCRLVVTLFHGMLADNLGLGVASLCAGGGMGFAVVLERL
- a CDS encoding 3-hydroxyacyl-CoA dehydrogenase family protein is translated as MGTESRFRLVGVVGSGLMGTGIAQVAAMAAYDVVVVDTVKNLVDASISKIASNLARMVDKGAIRESERETILARIGGHSDPRAMSECDMIIEAIYENSNAKTALFKQLDTICAEKTIFASNTSTLDITGLCSGLRHPDRFLGLHFFNPVPVMKLVEVVRTAVTSEDVIQRSLDFVVSLGKRPILVRDQAGFLVNYLLTPYLFDAIRALSSGLATVSDIDSGMRYGCGHPMGPLALSDLIGLDTLVKAGNILFDEYHEPRYAPPPLLKRLVALGDLGAKSGRGFYDYSDSKWSQPRNLAGF